The Flaviramulus sp. BrNp1-15 genome includes the window AAAATGCACCCCTGCAAATACAATAATATCTGCATTTGTCTCTACTGCTTTTTGCGACAACCCTAAACTATCTCCCACATAATCTGCGATATCTTGTATTTCTGGTACTTGGTAATAATGAGCCAGAATAACAGCATTCTTCTCTTTTTTAAGACGTTGTATTTCTTTTACTAAATCCATTTTAATTGCTTTAGGTAACTCTAATTATTAAAACAAAAAATAATATCTACTTACACCCTAACGGTTAAGCTTTGAATGTCTAGTTGAATTTGATTTAAGGTTATTTCATTTTTTTCTAATTCTTTTAAAACTCCTATTTTAATATCTTCGAAAGTATTTTTTACCCCTTCAAATAAATTTTGATAATAAGAAACGCCTGCTTTCATATTATTAGTAAATGCTAGCAAATATTTCTCTTCCTTTTTACTCATTGATATTTTTGCTTCATCTAATTTATTTTTCAGGTAACCCATATAAATCTGCAATTCTTTTACAAATAAATTAGGACGATCTGTTCTTGATATCATATTTCCTCTGCCGTAAATATGGTCGGTAATATTTTCAAGACTCATAATTTTAGAATAATAAGCCATATTTGGACCTGGACAAACAGAAACACCTTCGCCTTCAACTTTAGTATCTAAATTGTAGGCCAATAAAGCCGATGTTCCTAAACCAACACAAGTACAGGATTTCTCAACAATTTTATTGAATTGTTTTTTATAGTCTTCCTCTGAAAACTCTTGCCTATCTAATTCTTTTATTTTTAAAAATTGATACTCTCTAGATGCAGTACAAATACCCGTTTCTTTAAACTCTTTATTTAAAGCAACAAACTTTTTGGGGCAAGAGCTTCCTGGTCTACCTTTATTAATTAAAACCGTTTTCTCTAAATCTTTTGTATTGTCTCTTAAATTATTAAACGGTATTCCTAAAGGTGAAATATCGCTTAAATACAAATCGTCTTCTTTAGCTTTTACTAACTTATTTAAAGTTTTTTTATCTACAGTTGTTGCTTCTGGAACTAGCAAAAAAGGAGTACCCCAACCAACAGAATCTAAATTGTAATGATCTAATAAAAAATTGTGTTCTTCTTGGGTTCCTACGCCTCCTTGAGCTGTAATCTCAAAAGATAATGCCCTTGGTACAATTCTATTTTGATTTTCAAGCTCTTGATTTAATATAGTTTGTATGGATTTTTTTAGTTCTTCCCGTTTTTCTTTAAACTCTGCCAAAACCGGCCCTAAAAGATAACCGTCTGTAGCAAAAGCATGTCCACCACAGTTAAGTCCAGATTCAATTCTATACTCTGAAACCCACAAACCTTTTTTAGCCAAAAATTTACCCTGAATTAATGCAGATCTATAATCGCTTACTTTTAAAATAATACGCTTTTTAAAAACTCCCGTTTCATCTGGAAAAAAATCATCAAACCGACTCATGTAATGATATAATCTAGGATTAAGTCCAGCGGAAAGTACAACAGATGAATTTAGTTTACTATTGGCAAACCCTCTTAAAGCGGCATGTGCATCATTATATTCTGAAGTTAATTTTTCTTGCTCTTTATAATTGTCTTTATCAACTTTGGTCATAATATTAACATCAATATTACCCATGGTTAAATTCTTAGAAGCCCATTTCTTAATTTCAGAAAAATCAAATCCATTTAATGTTAATTTTTTAAACTCAGCCTTTAAACCAGAAGTATCTGGTAACATGTTTATATAACCTAAAAATTCATCGCTTTTTTCTGTGGTTATATTTTTTAATAACTCAAACTTTTTATCAGCTAAATCACTAATTAAATTTAAATAAGACGTGATTCTTTTAGCTCTAAAATCATCTATTTTATTTGTAATTTCATTGTAAGGAATTTTGAATTTCTCGCTATACATTTTTCTTAATTTTTCTAGTAAAATATCATCAACTAAAGAAATTACAGAGTCCATGCCATATTGTGCCACTTTTAAAGGCGTATCAATTGTAAATCCAATACCCATTACAGGAATGTGAAACGAATGTGTTTTTTTCATAATTAATTTTTACACTCTTAAATGTTTTTAATAGTTAATTCAAACATTCAATTGTAGATTAATCTGTAAAGATATTTTACATGAAAATCATAGAATATGATATATATCATACAACGAATTCTCTATTACCTTAAAAATTTAAATTTAGACGATTAAAAAGAAGCTAATCTCTAATGATTAATCAATTAGAAAAACACAGGGATAGTAAAGATTTTTTTAATTATTCATAATTTGAATTCATCAAAGTAATAAAAATGATAAATTTTTATCTAGAACAGCTTGATTAATTTAAGCTTTACTACTTTTATAAAAAATTTTCAATAGAAAAATAAGATGTCTGTAGAGCCAAAATTAACACGATTTAAGCAAAACGTAATGTCTAAATATCAAATATACAATAGTATATTTATGACACTACCTTTTGATGCTGTAACAAAAACAGGAGTATTACTTCCCTTATTTCATGAAACATGCGAAAAAGGATTTGCAAAAGGTGATGATCCTACCACAATAGTAGATACATTTTTTAAAAAATACCAAGCGCGTCGCTCTAAAGAAAGTCAAATAAATCTTTTGTTTAGGTTTATTCAATACATTGAAAGACAAGTTGTTTTATTTGATGCTATTGAAGATGCGGCATTCCCAATTGTAAACAATATGGATGGCGTTGGTACTTTAAGAAATTTAAAGGGAACTGCTGTTTCAGAAAATAAATTAGAAGATCTAAAGAATTATTTAGATGAGTTTAAGGTTAGAATTGTTTTAACAGCACATCCAACTCAATTCTATCCAGGTTCTGTTTTAGGAATTATTACAGATTTAACTGAGGCTATAAAAGAAAACAACCTATCTGAAATCAATAATCTGTTCGGTCAATTAGGAAAAACACCTTTCTTTAAAAGAGAAAAACCAACACCTTATGACGAAGCTAAGAGTTTAATTTGGTATTTAGAAAATGTATTTTATACTTCGTTTGGCGAAATATACAATTACATTCAACAGAATATTTACGATGATGGTAAAAAACATAACGAAATTATCAATCTTGGTTTTTGGCCAGGTGGAGATCGTGACGGAAACCCATTTGTAAAACCAGATACTACTTTAAAAGTAGCCGCAAAGCTAAAACAAGCCATTTTAAAGAAATATTATGCTGATCTTAAAAACTTAAGACGAAAATTAACTTTTAGAGGTGTTGAAGAGCGTGTAGTTAGACTAGAAACTATTTTATATGATTATAGTATAGATTTAGATTCACCAGATGCTATTACATCAAAAGAACTCATAAGAGAATTACTTAGTATTAGAAACCTTGTTGTAAAAGAGCATCAATCTCTATATGTTGGAGAAATAAACAATCTAATAAACAGAGTTCATTTATTTGGTTATAATTTTGCAACACTAGATATTAGACAAGATAGTAGAATACATCATACTGTTTTCACAAAAGTTATAGATTACTTAATTAAAACTGGAAATTCATCATTCCCAGATAATTATCACAGTCTATCTGAAGCTGAACAAATTGAAATATTATCAAAAGCTAATGACAGTATTCCAGATTTAGATGTTTTTGAAGATGAAATGGTAAGGAATACATTAAAAACTATTGCTATTATTAAAGACATACAAAAAAGCAATGGTGAACGTGGTGCTAATAGGTACATTATAAGTAATAACCAAACTGCTTTAAATGTGATGCAACTATTTGCCATGCTAAAAATAGTTTCTTTTAAAGATGAATTAACAGTAGATGTTGCGCCATTGTTTGAAACTATTCCTGATTTAGAAAACGCTCCAGGAGTTATGGAACAACTATATACAAACCCAGAGTATATGGCACACTTAAGAGCTAGAGGTAGTAAACAAACTATCATGCTTGGTTTTTCTGACGGTACAAAAGATGGTGGTTATTTAATGGCAAACTGGGGAATTTATAAAGCCAAAGAATTGCTTACTGAAATGTCTAGAAAATATGATATTACTGCCATATTTTTTGACGGTCGTGGTGGACCACCAGCCCGTGGTGGTGGAAAAACACATCAATTTTATTCTTCTTTAGGACCTACTATTGAAGATAAAGAGGTTCAATTAACTATTCAAGGACAAACTATTAGTTCTAATTTCGGAACTTTAGATTCGTCTCAATACAACTTAGAGCAATTAATAAGTTCTGGTATTAATAACAGAATTAGTAGCGAAAAAAACAAAATGTCTGATGAAGACAGAGTTGTTATGAACGATTTGGCCGAAACAAGTTACCAAACATATAAAGATTTTAAAGGTCACCCTATGTTCATTCCATATTTAGAACGTATGAGTACTTTAAAATACTATGCTAAAACTAATATTGGAAGTAGACCATCAAAACGAGGTACTTCAGATAAATTAGTGTTTTCAGATTTAAGAGCCATACCATTTGTAGGTTCTTGGAGCCAGTTAAAACAAAATGTACCTGGATTTTACGGTGTTGGTACTGCATTGAAAAAGTATGAAGATAAAGGTGAATTTGATAAAGTAGAACAGCTATACAAAAACTCTAAGTTCTTTAAAACTTTACTAGAAAATAGTATGATGTCTTTAACAAAATCGTTTTTCGACTTAACAAAATACATGTCTAAAGATGAAGAGTTTGGTGATTTTTGGAATATTATTTATGAAGAATATCTAACAACCAAAAGATTACTTTTAAAAGTTACAGGTTATAAAGAGTTGATGCAAAATGAGCCTTCTGGTAAAGCGTCAATTGAAGTAAGAGAATCTATAGTCTTACCTTTATTAACTATACAACAGTATGCTCTTAAAAAAATTCAAGAGTTAGAAAAAGCTGGTGTTTCTCCAGATGATGAGCAAAAGAAAATCTACGAAAAAATCGTGACGCGTTCTTTATTTGGAAATATTAATGCTAGTAGAAATTCGGCATAATAAATAGTTTTATATACACATAGAAAAGCCAGTATTTTTTAAATACTGGCTTTTTATTTTGCTTACATTATCATTAAAAATAAAAAAGGATGACATACAACTATTGGTATGACATCCTTCTTCTAACACTAACTAAATATTATTATTCACATTTTATTTTAATGCTCATTTAATCTAAAGTCTGGGTAGGCATCCATACCATGCTCGTAACCATCTAAACCTTCTAATTCTTCTTTTTCAGACACTCTAATTCCCATCGTTTTCTTCAAAGTGAATATGATGATAAATGCTGTTACTATACAAAATACTGCATAACATCCTACACCTATTAATTGTATCATAAATTGTTCGAAACCAGCTTTAGCACCAAAAATTCCAACTGCTAATGTTCCCCATATACCACAAATAAGGTGTACTGCAATAGCTCCTACAGGATCATCTAATCTTAATTTATCTACAAACCTTACTGCGAATACTATTAAAGCTCCAGCTATTGCTCCAATTAAAATAGCATCTGTTGGACTCATTTGGTCTGCACCAGCAGTAATACCAACTAAACCACCTAGTATACCATTTAAGAACATAGTTAAATCTAAGTTTTTATACATTGCAGTAGACACTAACATAGAAACTACACCTCCAGCTGCAGCAGCTAAACAGGTAGTAACTAATGTTAAAGAAGTTCCTGCTGGGTCTGCAGAAAGTACAGAGCCTCCATTAAACCCGAACCATCCTAACCATAATATTAAAACACCTGCAGTTGCTAATGGAATATTATGACCTGGAATAGCTTGAGGTTTTCCATTTTTAAATTTCCCAATTCTAGAGCCTAATAACCAAACAGCTATTATTGCTGCCCAACCACCTACAGAGTGCACTAAAGTAGATCCTGCGAAATCATAAAAACCTTCAGTTTCACCAAATTCTAATGTTGATAAGAAACCTCCACCCCATTGCCATGAACCAGCAATTGGATATACAAATCCTACGTAAACTACTGTAAAAATCATGAATGGTAAAATTTTCATACGCTCTGCTACTGCTCCAGATACTATAGTTGCTGCAGTTGCTGCAAACATACCTTGAAATAAGAAATCTGTCCAATAGGTGTAACCTTCGTTATAGGTTAAATCTAAAGCACCCTCTGCAGTAAGTGGTGAATCTAAACCAATACCTGCAAAACCTAAAAATCCGTTGAATTCTCCTGGATACATTAAATTAAAACCAACTAAGCAATATAAAAGAAGCCCAACTGTGATTATAAAAATATTTTTAAAAAGTATATTGATTGTATTTTTTTGTCTTGTTAATCCGATTTCTAAAAATGCAAAACCCAAGTGCATAAAGAAAACCAGTGCTGTACAGATCATCATCCATACATTATTTGTTGTAAGTAATTCCATGAAATATTTTTTAGATGTTTATTATTTTAAAGTGTCTCCTCCTTTTTCTCCTGTTCGTATTCTGTAACATTCTTTAACGTCTGATACAAAGATTTTTCCATCTCCAACTTCTCCAGTTGCTGCAGATTTAATTATTGTTTTGATAGTTACTTCTTCAAAATCATCGTTAACTACTATAGACAGGTATCTACGTTGAATATCACTTGTACTATAAGAAACACCTCTATAAACATGCCCCTCTTTTTCATTTCCTAAACCGGTAACATCCCAGTAAGAAAAAAAGTTTACTCCAACATCGTGTAGTGCTTCTTTTACTGCACTATACTTTGATTTTCTAATAATTGCTTCAATTTTTTTCATAATGTCATTAATCTTATAAGTTTTTAGTTAGTTAAAATATTAAAATTCTTTAAATATGTAATTAATTGTTTCTTTACTTATACTCATATAAAAATCTAAAAGACGCCTCTTTTATTATAAGGCATCTTTTAGATTTAACTCTAATGTTATTTACTAAATAACAGAGATCTTTAATCTTCCATTTCTCTTTGTCTCTTACCTGGGTAAGCTATTGATCCGTGTTCAGAAATATCAAGACCTTGAATTTCTTCTTCTTCAGTAACACGTAAACCAAATGCTGCTTTAAGTATACTGAATACTATGAATGATAAAACTACAGCCCAAACTGCATAAGCTAAAACACCTATAGCTTGTGCTCCTAATTGAGCGCCACCGCCACCATTAAAAAGGCCAATTCCAGTGTCTCCATCAACTCCCCAAAGACCAATTACTAAAGTACCCCATGCACCGGCAACACCGTGTACAGATGCAGCACCAATAGCATCATCAATTTTAAGTTTTTTCTCTATAAATTCAATTGAGAATACTACAATTATACCTCCAATAAGACCTGCTAATACAGCTCCTGGAGCAGTCATGTTTCCACAACCAGCAGTAATACTCACTAAACCAGCTAAAGTACCATTTAAGGTTTGAGCTAAATTAGGTTTACCGTACCATATCCATGTAGTAAATAAAGCACCCAAACCACCTGCAGCTGCAGCTAAGTTTGTTATTAGCACCACTGTAGAAGCTCCGGTAGCATCATCACCACCCCAAGCTAATTGAGAACCACCATTAAATCCAAACCATCCTAACCAAAGAATGAATACACCTAATGTTGCTAATATTTGGTTGTGCCCTGGTATAGGCATAACTTTTCCATTTACATATTTACCTATTCTTGGTCCTACCATAAATGCAGCTACAAGTGCAGCCCAACCACCCACAGAGTGAACAATTGAAGAACCAGCAAAATCGATAAACTCAGCAGGCATAATACCATCTGTATTATTTAACCATCCGCCATTCCATTCCCATCCACCAGCTATTGGATAGATAAGTGCAGTCATAACTAATGAAAAGATAGCATAAGTAGTATATTTAGTTCTTCCAGCTATAGCTCCAGATACAATAGTTGCAGCAGTAGCAGCAAACATAGTTTGGAAGAATAAATCAGCACCTTCACCTTGCATGAACCCGCTCCAGAAAAACCATCCGTTTGAGCTTTCTCCATACATTAATGAGTAACCTACAAACCAGAAACTCAATGAACCTACACAGATATCAAGAAAGTTTTTCATGGCTATATTTACAGCATTTTTAGATCTTGTCATACCAGATTCTACCAACGTGAATCCTGCTTGCATAAAGAATACCAGAATACCAGATAGTAACATCCATAGCATTCCCATATCGCCTTTGATAGACTCAGCTAATGCATCAACTGCAGAGGTATCTTGAATTATAAGGGGCATGTTTAATAATAAAGACATATGTTATAATTTTAATGGTTAGTAATTTATTTTAACATACACATACCCGCTTTTAATAAACGGGTATGTGTATAAATTTATGTATTAGAATGAGTAGATTGCAGCTAATACAAAAGAACCTAAACTTTTAGATCCAGCTAAATCATTATCAATAAACGCTTCTTCGGAAGCACTATCTAATCTAATTTCTGGTTTTACAGTCAAATTATCAATTGCAAGACTTCCTGTTAAAGTAAGTGCAAACACAGAAGCATCTCCATCAGCATCACTTGCTCCGATAGCTCCAAAAAAGTCAGTCTCAGTAAAGTACTCACCTCTTAAACCAATAGTAAAAGAATCTGAAGTAGCTAATTGAGGGTATAAAGCAGCTCCAGCAAAAGAACCTCCGTCATCTTCTACAGTTAAATAAGCAGCATTAATTCCTAAAAAGAAATCATCAGATAAGTCAAATCCTCCTGTATAGTCAATTTCAGTGAAAGAAGGATCTAGTAAGAAATTTAAATATTGTCCAGCATAACCTAATTGAGCACCGAAAGCATAATCTCCTGTTGGGTTAAATTCTGTTAAGTCAGTATCATTCATGACACCTAACATTAAACTAAAATCATCACCTAATGCAATATCTGCTTTTAAACCAGTATGACTGAATGGTCCATAAGAAAATAAATAAGATGTGCTATAGTTAAAGTTAGCTGTTGGAGAAATAACTTCATAACCTAAAAAGGTATTAAAGTTACCCATGGTTAATGTTACAGATTCACTTACATTCCAGTATGCATACAATTGATTTACAATGTTACCTGTACTAGAAATCACATCGTTTCTAGAAGAATACATTGGTGAAGCGAAAATAGCATCCGTCCCTCTTGGGCCAAATACTAAATCAGCAACAAATCCCGCTTTCTCGCCTTCATAACTAAAAACTACATTGGCCATACCTAAAGCAAAACCAGGTAATTGTGCAAATGATGATCCTGGTGCAATAGCATTTTCATCATTTGGCGCTGTCAAGTTAGCTCTATAATAAGCATCAACACTACCACTTATTGTGAATGAAGGAGTTGAATCTTCCTCTTCCTGTGCAAACAAACTACATGTACATGCTATAAAAAACATTGAAAGTGTAATAATTTTTTTCATAATCGTTTTAATTTTTGGTTATTAAATTTTAGTTAATTTTTCCTTAAGAATGAATCAAATCTATGTCAAAAAGATTTAACCCCCATAAAAAATAGGGGTATTAGACTTACTTTTATCAATATTCTAATTTTTACCCCATTTTTTTATAGGTATTCTTGTAATTTTTTAATTTTTTGGTTTTTTAACAACATAGTTATTTGAATTATTGTCAGTTTTTTCTAATTTTTCATGATATTATTTTCATTAATTAAAATATTTATTAGCATAAATTCATATATCTGTATTTATCATTAAATTTTATGAATTGAGTATTTATTAAAAAAAGAGTTTAATATTGATATATAATTATTTTTATCAAGAGTTCGCTTCTAAAATCGAAATAATGAAATACCCCTTATTGTAATTCAAATTCTAGTACATATCTTTACGTTTCAACTCAATTTTTTAAACCAAAAAGCGTTGATTATGCTGAAGAAACAAGGTCTTTATTTACCAGAATTTGAACATGAAAATTGCGGGGCAGGTTTTATTTGTAATCTTAAAGGAGAAAAAACAAATCAAATCATTCATGATGCCTTAGAAATTCTAGTAAAATTAGAACATCGTGGTGGTGTTAGTGCAGATGGAAAAACCGGTGATGGTGCTGGATTATTAATAGATATTCCTCATGAGTATTTTGTGAGGGTGTGTGATTTTAAAATTCCTGCTGCAAGAGAGTATGCCGTAGGTATGATTTTTCTACCTAAAACCAAAAATCAATACCAATTTTGTAAAGATATTTTAGAGAATGAAATAAAAGCTCAAGGGCTTTCTGTTTTAGGGTGGCGAAAAGTGCCTGTAGACTCCTCTAATTTAGGAGAAATCGCAAAGGCTTCAGAACCTATTATTGAACAAATTTTTATTGGCAAAACCGAGGATATTGATGAGGCTACCTTTAAAGCCAAATTATACGCAGCTCGTAAGATTGCAGAACATACTATTAGAAAATCAAAAATATCTGAAAGCGGTTATTTTTATGTGCCTAGTTTATCAAACACAACGCTTATATATAAGGGTATAATTATGCCCGAAGATATTGGACCATATTATACCGATTTACAGCAAATTGATTTAGTTACTCGTTTAGCTTTAGTGCATCAGCGTTTTTCAACTAACACTATGCCTACATGGGAGTTAGCACAACCATTCCGCTTTATGTGTCAGAACGGTGAAATTAACACCTTGCGTGGTAATGTGAGTAGAATGCGCGTGCGTGAAGAAATCATGAAAAGTGAT containing:
- a CDS encoding phosphoenolpyruvate carboxylase, with the translated sequence MSVEPKLTRFKQNVMSKYQIYNSIFMTLPFDAVTKTGVLLPLFHETCEKGFAKGDDPTTIVDTFFKKYQARRSKESQINLLFRFIQYIERQVVLFDAIEDAAFPIVNNMDGVGTLRNLKGTAVSENKLEDLKNYLDEFKVRIVLTAHPTQFYPGSVLGIITDLTEAIKENNLSEINNLFGQLGKTPFFKREKPTPYDEAKSLIWYLENVFYTSFGEIYNYIQQNIYDDGKKHNEIINLGFWPGGDRDGNPFVKPDTTLKVAAKLKQAILKKYYADLKNLRRKLTFRGVEERVVRLETILYDYSIDLDSPDAITSKELIRELLSIRNLVVKEHQSLYVGEINNLINRVHLFGYNFATLDIRQDSRIHHTVFTKVIDYLIKTGNSSFPDNYHSLSEAEQIEILSKANDSIPDLDVFEDEMVRNTLKTIAIIKDIQKSNGERGANRYIISNNQTALNVMQLFAMLKIVSFKDELTVDVAPLFETIPDLENAPGVMEQLYTNPEYMAHLRARGSKQTIMLGFSDGTKDGGYLMANWGIYKAKELLTEMSRKYDITAIFFDGRGGPPARGGGKTHQFYSSLGPTIEDKEVQLTIQGQTISSNFGTLDSSQYNLEQLISSGINNRISSEKNKMSDEDRVVMNDLAETSYQTYKDFKGHPMFIPYLERMSTLKYYAKTNIGSRPSKRGTSDKLVFSDLRAIPFVGSWSQLKQNVPGFYGVGTALKKYEDKGEFDKVEQLYKNSKFFKTLLENSMMSLTKSFFDLTKYMSKDEEFGDFWNIIYEEYLTTKRLLLKVTGYKELMQNEPSGKASIEVRESIVLPLLTIQQYALKKIQELEKAGVSPDDEQKKIYEKIVTRSLFGNINASRNSA
- a CDS encoding ammonium transporter, giving the protein MELLTTNNVWMMICTALVFFMHLGFAFLEIGLTRQKNTINILFKNIFIITVGLLLYCLVGFNLMYPGEFNGFLGFAGIGLDSPLTAEGALDLTYNEGYTYWTDFLFQGMFAATAATIVSGAVAERMKILPFMIFTVVYVGFVYPIAGSWQWGGGFLSTLEFGETEGFYDFAGSTLVHSVGGWAAIIAVWLLGSRIGKFKNGKPQAIPGHNIPLATAGVLILWLGWFGFNGGSVLSADPAGTSLTLVTTCLAAAAGGVVSMLVSTAMYKNLDLTMFLNGILGGLVGITAGADQMSPTDAILIGAIAGALIVFAVRFVDKLRLDDPVGAIAVHLICGIWGTLAVGIFGAKAGFEQFMIQLIGVGCYAVFCIVTAFIIIFTLKKTMGIRVSEKEELEGLDGYEHGMDAYPDFRLNEH
- a CDS encoding P-II family nitrogen regulator — translated: MKKIEAIIRKSKYSAVKEALHDVGVNFFSYWDVTGLGNEKEGHVYRGVSYSTSDIQRRYLSIVVNDDFEEVTIKTIIKSAATGEVGDGKIFVSDVKECYRIRTGEKGGDTLK
- a CDS encoding ammonium transporter — protein: MSLLLNMPLIIQDTSAVDALAESIKGDMGMLWMLLSGILVFFMQAGFTLVESGMTRSKNAVNIAMKNFLDICVGSLSFWFVGYSLMYGESSNGWFFWSGFMQGEGADLFFQTMFAATAATIVSGAIAGRTKYTTYAIFSLVMTALIYPIAGGWEWNGGWLNNTDGIMPAEFIDFAGSSIVHSVGGWAALVAAFMVGPRIGKYVNGKVMPIPGHNQILATLGVFILWLGWFGFNGGSQLAWGGDDATGASTVVLITNLAAAAGGLGALFTTWIWYGKPNLAQTLNGTLAGLVSITAGCGNMTAPGAVLAGLIGGIIVVFSIEFIEKKLKIDDAIGAASVHGVAGAWGTLVIGLWGVDGDTGIGLFNGGGGAQLGAQAIGVLAYAVWAVVLSFIVFSILKAAFGLRVTEEEEIQGLDISEHGSIAYPGKRQREMED
- a CDS encoding porin; amino-acid sequence: MKKIITLSMFFIACTCSLFAQEEEDSTPSFTISGSVDAYYRANLTAPNDENAIAPGSSFAQLPGFALGMANVVFSYEGEKAGFVADLVFGPRGTDAIFASPMYSSRNDVISSTGNIVNQLYAYWNVSESVTLTMGNFNTFLGYEVISPTANFNYSTSYLFSYGPFSHTGLKADIALGDDFSLMLGVMNDTDLTEFNPTGDYAFGAQLGYAGQYLNFLLDPSFTEIDYTGGFDLSDDFFLGINAAYLTVEDDGGSFAGAALYPQLATSDSFTIGLRGEYFTETDFFGAIGASDADGDASVFALTLTGSLAIDNLTVKPEIRLDSASEEAFIDNDLAGSKSLGSFVLAAIYSF